The sequence below is a genomic window from bacterium.
CCGGCGCGCGAGACCTGCGAGCACTGCCACTGGCCGGGGCAGCACGCCGACGTGCAGCGGCTGAAGACGCGGGTGGCCTACCTACCCGACGAGGCGAACACGCGCTGGGAGATCAGCCTGCTGGTCAACGTCGGCGGCGGGTCGCTGACCGAGCAGGGGGTGGGCATCCACTGGCACCTCAATCCCGAGAACCGGGTCGAGTACATCGCCGCCGACCCGGGTCGGCAGACGATCCCCTGGGTGCGGGTCACCGACCTGCGCACCGGAAAGGTCAGCGAGTACAACAGCACCGACGAGCCGTTGTCGGCCGAGCAGATCGCCGCCGGGCCGGTGCGGGTGATGGACTGCCTCGACTGCCACAACCGGCCCAGCCACCGCTTCGAGCCGCCGGACATGGCGGTCGACCAGGCGATCCTCGCCGGCGGCATCGATCCGGCCCTGCCCGGGATCAAGGCGGTCGGAACCGAGCTGCTGGGCGCCGACTACGCTTCGGTGGCCGAGGCCGAGGCGGCGATCGACAGCGGCCTGCGTGCGCACTACGCCGAGAACGATCCGGCGGCGCTCAGTGCGCACGGACCGGCGCTGCAGCAGGCGGCGGTGGCGCTGAAGGCGGCCTACCGCGCCAACTTCTTCCCGGCGATGAAGGCGAACTGGAGCGCCTACCCGGACAACGCCGGTCACTTCCGCTGGCCGGGCTGCGTCCGCTGCCACGACGGTTTGCATGAAACCGCAGACGGCGAGAGCATCGAGTCAGAATGCACCACGTGTCACGTGATCACCGCCCAGGGCAAAGCCGGGGCGCTGCAGCGGTCGAGCGGCGCCGAGGGGCTCGCTTTCGCGCACCCGCCGATCAAGGACCTGGAAGACGCGTGGCAGGACACCCCATGCACCGACTGCCACGGGAGCTCGGGATCGGGCGAGGGCTCGTGACGTCGTTCGCATTCCGCGAGCGCCATCAGATGGCTTCCGAAGGGTGGGAAAATGCAGGCCGGCCCTAGCGACCGGCGCGGAGAATCTCTAGGAGCCGCGTGCCAGCACGACTTTTGCGTCAGCCAGCGCGGGGACCGGCGCCACCGGCGGCGGCCCGCTAGTAAACGGTGGAGGGGAACCGTGACACAGACATCTTCGGCCCCAGGGCGAGCGCCAGCGGGAATCGCGGCGCGATCGATCTCGGCCGGCGCGCGAGTCTCGGCGCTGGCGGTGCTGGCCGTCGCGCTGACCGCCGGCTGCGGCGGCGGCGGCGGTGGTGGCAAGGCCCAGCCGACGGCCACCCCCACTGGGGTCCCGACCGCCGTGCCCACCCAACCGGCGCCGATCGCCGGTGCCGGTCTGCAGAGCGACATCACGGGGGTGCAGATCAGCGGCGGCCGCATCGTCGCGACCTTCACGCTCACGGACGATGCCGGCGTCCCGATCACGCCGCTGCTGACCAACGCCCCGAACAGCCAGGCGGCGCGGGTGCGGTTCACCTCCGCGCACATCGAGACCTACGAGGGCGGCGGCGAGCTCCGCACCGAGTTCTCGCGTTACGTGAACGACCTCGATCCGGTGCGGCCGAAGTACGACAGCAACGGCACGCTGGAGACGGTCGACCGCGCGGCGGGCGTCTATCGCTACACCTTTGCCAAGGTCCTGCCCGCCGACGCGGACCTGAACACCACGTACAGCATCGGCCTCCAGGTCGATCGGACCTACGCGGGCGTTTCGCTGTCGGCCAATCCCATCTTCGACCTCGTGCCCGCTGGCGGCACGCCGCAGATCCGCGAGGCGGTCGTCACGGCGCAGTGCAACCAGTGCCACAATCCGCTCATCGCCCACGGCAATCGCCGCGAGGTGCGGCTGTGCACGCTCTGCCACACCCAGGCGGCGACCGACGAGAAGGGCACGAGCATCGACCTGTCGGTGATGGTCCACAAGATCCACGCCGGCAAGGATCTGCCCTCGGTCGCCGACGGTCCGCCGGGGAGCCGGTACGCGATCTACAGCAGCTTCGCGCGCGCCTACCAGGTGTTCGCCGAGAAGGACGAGGACGGCCGGGTGACCGGCGTCGGCTTCCCGCGGCCGCTCAACGACTGCGCCAACTGCCACACCGGCGGCGCCACGTCGCACTACGCGACCGACCGTCCGGCGGCGGCGCCGTGCACCTCGTGCCACGACGATGTCAACCCGTCGCAGGTCGCCACCGCCGCCGGTCCGCCGGGGACCAATCACATCCAGAACCGCGGCTTCCCCGACGGCGACTGCCAGTTCTGCCACCTGAAGGACCAGACGGCGGAGTTCGACATCTCGGTGCCGGGAGCCCACCTCATCCCCGAGCAGTCGACGCAGCTTCAGGGCCTGAACATCGACATCGCCGGGCTCGCCAGCCACGGACCCGGCGAGAAGCCGGTCGTCAGCTTCAAGATCAGCAACAACGCCGGCGAGGCGCTGCGCGATCTCTCCGGTCTCAACCGCCTCGCCTTCACCCTGGCCGGACCGACCCGCGAATACACCTCGGTACTGGGCGCCACCGCGGTCGGCGGCGGCGCCGGCGGCATGCTCAGCGGGCCGGCCGCCGATGGGAGCTTCCAGTACACGCTGCCGGTGGCGGTGCCGGCCGACGCCAGCGGCACCTGGTCGCTCGGCGCCGAAGCGCGCCGCTCCGTCACCCTGGCGGCACCGGAGGGGGCGACGCGCAGCGTCAACGAAGCCGCGGTGAACCCGGTGGTGACGTTCTCGGTCGGCGCGCAGGCGCCCGAGGTGCGGCGCGTGGTCGTCGAGGACGCGCAGTGCGAGAGCTGCCACGGCGAATTCTCGAAGGGCTTCTCGATCCACGGCAACCTGCGCAACCAGATGCAGTACTGCGTGCTCTGCCACAACCCGAACGCCAGCGACGTCGCGCGCCGCCGCAACGATCCGGCGGCGGTGGCGGCCGGCGACGCGGTGGCGTCGATCGACTTCAAGTACATGATCCACAAGATCCACACCGGCGACGAGCTGGCGCACACGCCCTACGTCATCTACGGCTTCGGCGCGCCGCCGGCGAACTACACCGCGATCGACTTCTCCGACGTGCGTTTCCCCGGCGATCGCCGCGACTGCCAGACCTGTCACGCCGCCGGCACGAACCTGATCCCGCCGTTCCCGGGGCACGCCCTCGGCAC
It includes:
- a CDS encoding NapC/NirT family cytochrome c, which encodes MKLPPLVHNRLSYAGAAIALLSLTAIVFLFILNTLAGGEAPYAGLVIFIFLPAVLLFGLVLIPIGMWRERRHWQRTGAFSIPRFPVLDLNNPRERNAALIFVVGSVVLLFLTVFGSFKAYEATESVAFCGSTCHTVMEPEKVAHQRSPHARVRCVECHVGPGAEWYLKSKVTGAHQLWAVATDSYPRPIPVPIESLRPARETCEHCHWPGQHADVQRLKTRVAYLPDEANTRWEISLLVNVGGGSLTEQGVGIHWHLNPENRVEYIAADPGRQTIPWVRVTDLRTGKVSEYNSTDEPLSAEQIAAGPVRVMDCLDCHNRPSHRFEPPDMAVDQAILAGGIDPALPGIKAVGTELLGADYASVAEAEAAIDSGLRAHYAENDPAALSAHGPALQQAAVALKAAYRANFFPAMKANWSAYPDNAGHFRWPGCVRCHDGLHETADGESIESECTTCHVITAQGKAGALQRSSGAEGLAFAHPPIKDLEDAWQDTPCTDCHGSSGSGEGS
- a CDS encoding OmcA/MtrC family decaheme c-type cytochrome, which translates into the protein MLAVALTAGCGGGGGGGKAQPTATPTGVPTAVPTQPAPIAGAGLQSDITGVQISGGRIVATFTLTDDAGVPITPLLTNAPNSQAARVRFTSAHIETYEGGGELRTEFSRYVNDLDPVRPKYDSNGTLETVDRAAGVYRYTFAKVLPADADLNTTYSIGLQVDRTYAGVSLSANPIFDLVPAGGTPQIREAVVTAQCNQCHNPLIAHGNRREVRLCTLCHTQAATDEKGTSIDLSVMVHKIHAGKDLPSVADGPPGSRYAIYSSFARAYQVFAEKDEDGRVTGVGFPRPLNDCANCHTGGATSHYATDRPAAAPCTSCHDDVNPSQVATAAGPPGTNHIQNRGFPDGDCQFCHLKDQTAEFDISVPGAHLIPEQSTQLQGLNIDIAGLASHGPGEKPVVSFKISNNAGEALRDLSGLNRLAFTLAGPTREYTSVLGATAVGGGAGGMLSGPAADGSFQYTLPVAVPADASGTWSLGAEARRSVTLAAPEGATRSVNEAAVNPVVTFSVGAQAPEVRRVVVEDAQCESCHGEFSKGFSIHGNLRNQMQYCVLCHNPNASDVARRRNDPAAVAAGDAVASIDFKYMIHKIHTGDELAHTPYVIYGFGAPPANYTAIDFSDVRFPGDRRDCQTCHAAGTNLIPPFPGHALGTQLGHLDPATGQLIVDGRLGPITSACTSCHDSDAAMAHAETQTGSSGEACEVCHAEGRDVAVSAAHVRNVQ